Proteins encoded within one genomic window of Erinaceus europaeus chromosome 13, mEriEur2.1, whole genome shotgun sequence:
- the CITED4 gene encoding cbp/p300-interacting transactivator 4 → MADHLLLAEGYRLVQRPPPAAPTHGPHALRTVQPYAGPGPDSALRPRGAPLGPPPPPPPGALGYGAFAPPPAFQPFAAAPPPASGSAHLQPVAALYPGRATAPPGGPGSPLGLQPAPGTLAPLPPPPAHALGGMDAELIDEEALTLLELELGLHRVLELPELCLGQSEFDCFSDLGSAPPAGSVSC, encoded by the coding sequence atGGCCGACCACCTGCTGCTCGCCGAGGGCTACCGCCTGGTGCAGAGGCCGCCGCCCGCCGCGCCCACGCACGGCCCCCACGCGCTCCGGACTGTGCAGCCCTACGCCGGCCCGGGCCCCGATAGCGCGCTGCGACCGCGGGGGGCTCCGCtgggcccgccgccgccgcccccgcccggcGCCCTGGGCTACGGGGCCTTCGCGCCGCCGCCGGCCTTCCAGCCCTTTGCGGCCGCGCCGCCGCCCGCCTCGGGGAGCGCGCACCTGCAGCCGGTGGCGGCGCTCTACCCGGGCCGCGCGACCGCGCCCCCCGGCGGCCCCGGGAGCCCCCTGGGCCTGCAGCCGGCGCCCGGCACCCTGGCCCCGCTCCCGCCGCCGCCGGCTCACGCCCTGGGTGGCATGGACGCGGAACTCATCGACGAGGAGGCGCTGACGctactggagctggagctggggctGCACCGCGTGCTCGAGCTGCCCGAGCTCTGCCTGGGCCAGAGCGAGTTCGACTGCTTCTCAGACTTGGGGTCGGCGCCTCCCGCCGGCTCGGTGAGCTGCTGA